In Aegilops tauschii subsp. strangulata cultivar AL8/78 chromosome 3, Aet v6.0, whole genome shotgun sequence, one genomic interval encodes:
- the LOC109783880 gene encoding uncharacterized protein, with protein sequence MGILDPPPSRPANQPRMAPPRRNPTLHTCYYICLLLLVSTATISAAVTASSYYTACPSLSPAQDRHTKADDALSLVRSFQISAGKFSRGADGSFFPGDDPYNARSFYFFPHGASRTDDPALVHLAATFTLNDPFRNDSGADSVSFFLDGYYSSATLELCMVGTGTERTEDGSLKHYPDVALRLRVPSPPTLADPFVTGSLEGGAGLGTIRLLAYAEGDDYVYGSKRAACSPSPPKQPASGSLRVLGGDHPLSVCAHLTPQLMTSYRLRLEHGGTLLPRMRVNQVHCAVDGAGVHVRAYAVLSNDTTPTERREYYRRQRRFLVREEAVVADGHWDTDRRMLCLRACRVELPVPPSAPAVPEHGCGIGMSFWFPAVWTMRERSVVAGMLWNSTQAGAGLITASSMDGQRSSTNLSDVKYSYNDTLLNEAMKHYLKISKEKKITVGSHLFPDFNTTHRDFQFGFYGPDIGSGHADPVTIGSVMVAGNMLAADDAFSWQPAVVDDTKQDLLVNVSYDIRYSAPRDNWVRASSNMSYYSNYSMRPQRRRISAEGLYDPKRGLLCMVGCQERNGSTDCQILVTVQFAAVDSMAHEHGTGVISSLRDKTDGLFFEKIQFTLYGMYATEVSEAILRMDLESIMSMASTTLSCVFIVLQILHTRRNPEVAPATSVTMLTVLTMGYLAPLALNTEALFASRRSRYFPYEYSTSRWIEMNEVVMRAPTLIAFVLQLRLLQLVWSGRRTSTLSDRTVLWICVPLYVLGGVLAAVVHMINAHAATSRNPSGIVMGGGPATIWEDLVSYAGLVLDGFLLPQVILNASLGGSRARAISPWFYIGGTMVRVAPHVYDVARVHVYKPSMHSSDLYASPHGDFFGVAWDVVIPCGAALLALLMFLQQRLGGTASLPSERRSGGYEMVSNI encoded by the coding sequence ATGGGCATCCTCGATCCTCCTCCTTCCCGGCCGGCCAACCAACCAAGAATGGCGCCACCACGGAGGAATCCCACCCTGCACACTTGTTACTACATCTGCCTTCTTCTCCTCGTGTCCACGGCCACCATATCCGCCGCAGTCACCGCTTCCTCCTACTACACCGCCTGCCCTTCCCTGTCGCCCGCTCAAGACCGCCACACCAAAGCCGACGACGCCCTTTCGCTCGTCCGCTCCTTCCAGATCTCTGCCGGCAAGTTCTCCCGCGGCGCCGATGGCTCCTTTTTCCCCGGCGATGACCCCTACAACGCCCGCTCCTTCTACTTCTTCCCACACGGCGCCTCCCGCACGGACGACCCGGCTCTCGTCCACCTCGCCGCCACCTTCACCCTCAACGACCCCTTCCGTAATGACAGCGGCGCCGACTCCGTCTCCTTCTTCCTCGACGGTTACTACTCCTCAGCCACACTGGAGCTCTGCATGGTTGGGACGGGCACAGAGCGCACCGAAGATGGCTCTCTCAAGCACTACCCCGACGTCGCCCTCCGCCTCCGCGTCCCCAGTCCTCCCACCCTCGCCGATCCCTTCGTGACTGGCAGCCTggagggcggcgccggcctcGGAACCATCCGCCTCCTCGCGTATGCCGAGGGCGACGACTACGTGTACGGCTCCAAGCGCGCGGCCTGCAGCCCGAGCCCACCGAAGCAGCCGGCCAGCGGCTCGCTCagggtgctcggcggcgaccaCCCTTTGTCCGTGTGCGCACACCTGACACCACAGCTCATGACCTCGTACAGGCTGAGGCTGGAGCACGGCGGCACTCTGCTTCCCCGGATGCGCGTAAACCAGGTGCACTGcgccgtggacggcgccggcgTGCACGTGCGCGCCTACGCGGTGCTCTCGAACGACACCACGCCGACCGAGAGGCGCGAGTACTACCGCCGCCAACGACGCTTCTTGGTCCGCGAGGAGGCCGTCGTGGCCGACGGGCACTGGGACACGGATCGCCGCATGCTCTGCCTCAGGGCGTGCCGGGTGGAGCTCCCGGTGCCGCCGTCTGCTCCGGCGGTGCCAGAGCATGGATGCGGGATCGGGATGAGCTTCTGGTTCCCGGCCGTGTGGACGATGCGGGAGCGGAGCGTCGTTGCCGGGATGCTCTGGAACTCGACCCAAGCCGGCGCTGGACTGATAACAGCGTCGAGCATGGACGGCCAAAGAAGCTCCACCAACCTCTCCGACGTGAAGTACAGCTACAACGACACGCTGCTCAACGAGGCCATGAAGCATTACCTCAAGATCAGCAAGGAGAAGAAGATCACCGTGGGTTCGCACTTGTTCCCGGATTTTAACACAACTCACCGTGACTTTCAGTTCGGTTTCTACGGGCCGGACATCGGGAGCGGACACGCGGACCCTGTCACAATCGGCTCGGTGATGGTCGCCGGCAATATGCTGGCCGCCGACGATGCCTTCTCCTGGCAGCCTGCGGTGGTTGACGACACAAAGCAGGATCTGCTGGTGAATGTCAGCTACGACATACGCTACTCTGCTCCACGAGACAACTGGGTGCGTGCTAGCAGTAATATGTCCTACTACTCAAACTACTCGATGAGGCCTCAGAGAAGACGCATCTCGGCGGAGGGCCTCTATGATCCGAAGAGGGGTCTCCTGTGCATGGTGGGCTGCCAAGAGCGCAACGGCTCGACGGACTGCCAGATTCTTGTGACGGTGCAGTTCGCCGCGGTTGATTCCATGGCGCACGAGCACGGAACAGGGGTGATCAGCAGCCTTAGGGACAAGACCGATGGCCTTTTCTTCGAGAAGATCCAGTTCACTTTGTATGGGATGTATGCGACAGAAGTGTCCGAAGCCATATTGAGGATGGACCTCGAGAGCATCATGTCGATGGCCTCCACGACGCTGTCGTGCGTCTTCATCGTCCTGCAGATCCTCCACACCAGGAGGAACCCGGAGGTGGCTCCGGCGACGTCGGTCACCATGCTCACCGTGCTCACCATGGGATACCTCGCCCCTCTCGCGCTCAATACCGAGGCCCTGTTTGCAAGCCGGAGGAGCCGGTACTTTCCCTATGAGTACTCGACCAGCCGGTGGATCGAGATGAACGAGGTGGTGATGAGGGCGCCCACGCTGATCGCCTTCGTGCTGCAGCTGCGCCTTCTTCAACTCGTGTGGTCCGGCCGCCGAACGTCCACCCTGTCCGACAGGACCGTGCTGTGGATATGTGTGCCCTTGTATGTGCTTGGAGGAGTCCTGGCCGCGGTCGTCCACATGATCAATGCTCATGCCGCCACGAGCCGCAACCCGTCGGGCATCGTCATGGGTGGCGGGCCGGCGACGATCTGGGAGGACCTTGTGTCGTACGCGGGGCTGGTACTGGATGGCTTCCTCCTCCCGCAGGTCATCCTGAACGCGTCCTTGGGAGGATCCAGAGCTCGAGCGATCTCGCCATGGTTCTACATAGGGGGCACCATGGTCCGTGTGGCGCCTCATGTGTACGATGTGGCCAGAGTCCATGTCTACAAGCCGAGCATGCACTCGTCCGACCTGTACGCGAGCCCTCATGGCGACTTCTTCGGTGTCGCGTGGGACGTGGTTATACCTTGCGGGGCGGCGCTGCTGGCCTTGTTGATGTTCTTGCAGCAGCGGCTCGGAGGCACCGCATCGCTTCCTTCGGAGAGGAGATCGGGTGGATATGAGATGGTCTCTAACATTTAG